A region from the Sander vitreus isolate 19-12246 chromosome 1, sanVit1, whole genome shotgun sequence genome encodes:
- the ccne1 gene encoding G1/S-specific cyclin-E1, with protein MRGQREETEPRSVAPKAPEETTVRPRKRKADVAIYLQDLDEEVAEMTKKKQRECELGWNPDAGYTSPQRWIPTPDQEEVALINAGFPHYNFNKVFVTPVRCAPLPALCWASKDVVWNNMLEKDKTYTRDVHVMEKHPHLQPKMRAILLDWLMEVSEVYKLHRESYHLAQDYFDRFMATQRNVFKSTLQLIGITCLFIAAKVEEMYPPKVHQFAYVTDEACTEDEILSMEIIVMKELKWSLSPQTPISWLNVYMQVAYLKETDELLIPKYPQTTFTQIAELLDLCMLDVRCLEFSNGILAASALFHFSSLELVENVSALKRVEVEACVRWMVPFAMALREVGGSSMKTFTGIPADDMHNIQTHASYITWLDKASSYQDTELKQHGNCPVPSGVLTPPQSSEKTEETVRVDPAVLKIRPRIPTPSPQCRLQTVRGRKAKQLHCVDSEQRRHCRWIFIGES; from the exons ATGCGAGGACAACG GGAAGAGACAGAACCGAGGTCTGTTGCTCCCAAGGCACCCGAAGAAACTACAGTACGACCGAGAAAGAGGAAGGCAGATGTTGCCATT TATTTACAAGATCTGGATGAGGAGGTAGCAGAGATGACAAAGAAGAAGCAGCGTGAATGTGAG CTGGGCTGGAATCCTGATGCTGGTTACACAAGTCCACAGAGGTGGATTCCCACACCTGATCAGGAAGAGGTTGCCCTGATAAACGCAGGTTTCCCCCACTACAACTTCaacaaagtatttgtaacaCCCGTGCGTTGTGCCCCGCTTCCTGCGTTGTG CTGGGCCAGTAAGGATGTGGTATGGAACAACATGTTGGAGAAGGATAAGACCTACACCAGGGATGTCCATGTGATGGAGAAACATCCTCATCTGCAGCCCAAGATGAGGGCAATTCTCCTGGACTGGCTCATGGAG GTGAGTGAGGTGTACAAACTGCACAGGGAGTCGTACCACCTCGCTCAGGACTACTTTGATCGCTTCATGGCCACACAGAGAAACGTCTTCAAATCAACGCTGCAGCTCATAGGCATCACCTGTCTCTTCATCGCTGCCAAAGTAGAG GAGATGTATCCTCCCAAGGTCCACCAGTTTGCCTACGTTACAGACGAAGCCTGCACTGAAGATGAGATTCTTAGTATGGAAATCATTGTTATGAAG GAGCTGAAGTGGAGTCTCAGCCCTCAGACTCCCATCTCCTGGCTCAATGTTTACATGCAAGTAGCCTACCTGAAAGAGACCGACGAGCTGCTCATCCCCAAATACCCCCAGACTACTTTCACACAAATCGCAGAG tTGTTGGACCTGTGTATGCTTGATGTGCGTTGCCTTGAGTTTTCCAATGGCATCCTCGCTGCTTCAGCCCTGTTTCACTTCTCCTCTCTGGAGCTGGTGGAAAATGTCTCAG CTCTGAAGAGGGTGGAGGTAGAGGCATGTGTGAGGTGGATGGTGCCATTTGCCATGGCGCTGCGGGAGGTCGGTGGCTCGTCCATGAAGACATTCACAGGAATCCCTGCAGATGACATGCACAACATCCAGACCCATGCGTCCTACATTACATGGCTG GACAAGGCCAGCTCTTACCAGGATACGGAATTGAAGCAGCACGGCAACTGTCCGGTACCTTCCGGTGTCCTGACTCCCCCACAGAGCAGTGAGAAAACGGAAGAGACGGTCCGAGTGGATCCCGCAGTGCTGAAAATCAGGCCCAGGATTCCTACTCCATCCCCACAATGCCGCCTCCAAA CTGTAAGAGGAAGAAAAGCAAAGCAACTCCATTGTGTTGACTCTGAACAGCGACGCCACTGCAGATGGATTTTCATCGGGGAATCATGA